The nucleotide sequence AATTTTTCTTTCGTGTAAATTCGTGCAATTGGTGGCAGAAAAATTTATTTCAACAAAATCATCTTCTTCGTTTCAGAAAACTTTCCCGATTGCAACCTATAAAAATACATCCCGCTCGAAAGTTTGCTTGCATCAAATTCTATTTCGTGTTCGCCTGCTTGGAGTTCTTCATTGTTGAGTAACGTTGTTACTTCTCTTCCAAGAATGTCGAAAACTTTCAATGTTGTTTGTAGGGGCAATTCATGAATTGCCCCTACGGGAATTTCAAATCGTATTGTTGTTGTCGGATTAAACGGGTTGGGATAGTTTTGTAACAACAGAAAATCTGAAGGTAATTTTTCTTGTTCTTCGGGAACAAAGGTAATTCCTCCGTTCGTCGTTTTCATTACAACACCATTATCTCCGGCAATCCATCCAACTAAACTATCATTGAAGTACATCGAATGAATAGCCGCAAACGTTCCCAACGAACTTGTTCCCCATGAATTTCCACCGTTAGTTGTTTTATAGAAAATTCCGTTATCACCCGCAACAAAACCCAATGTTGCATTGAGAAAAAATACTGCTCGCAACCGTTGATTTCCTTTCCCAATATTTTGCGGTTCATACCAAACAGTTCCACCGTTTTCCGTTTTCAACACTTTCCCATTGTCGCCAACTGCATACACAATTTTCGTATCAATAACGGAAACAGCATATAAATGTATTCCTGAACGAATCGCTTGCACAATCCACGAACTACCGTTGTTCGATGTTTTCAAAATCATCATCGAATCGCCCACAGCAAAAGCAAACGGCGACAACGGTTGCGGCGAAAATTTTACATTTCGCAAACGCAATTTTGTTCCGGAACTTACCGAACTCCAAACTGCGCCTCCATCCGTTGTTTTATATACTGTTCCACTATCGCCAACAATAATTCCATCAAACATTGAAGTAAAAGAAATTCCGTTGAAGTTTTTGAACGTAGTAATCGTTGTATCCGGAAACCACGTCATACCGTCATCTGTTGTTTTTCTTACAATGCCCGAATCGCCGCAAATCCATCCGCGACGCGATGGTGAATTAACAAATGCAACACTGTTAAAACTCTTCGTGAACGTTCCGCCATATTGAACATCAAAAGAATTTCCTCCCGATTGTGTTCGATGAATCAAGCCGTTTGCTCCAACAATCCATCCTGTTTGCGGCGACACAAAAACAATGCTCCGTACATTACTTTGCGTTCCTTTGAGTTGCGAATTCCACAATGTTCCGCCATCAGAAGTATAAAGGATTGTACCGTTTTCACCAACACACCATCCACGCAATCTGCTCGCAAAAACAATTCCACGCAGGTAATAATTCGACTGTGTTGAAACAGTTGTCCACGAACTTCCATCAGTAGTTTTTAAAATTTTTCCTGAATCGCCGGAAATCCACACAAGAATTGAATCATACGTGTATATACTGAATAACTTTGTACTAACATTCGATGCTTGTTCCAGCCACGAACTACCGCCATTCGTAGTTTTATAAATTGCACCTCCATCGCCAACAACATAACCGCGTTTGTTTGTCGCAAGTGCAACAGAATAAAATGTTCCCGCAAAACTTGGGGGAGTTTCTTTTGTCCAAGTTCTTCCGTTGTTGGTTGTTCGTAATATTCTTTTAAAGCCAACAGCAATACCGGTTTTTTTGTCAGAAAGAAATTGTAACGCATATAAATTTTCCACAACATCGGAAGTGAGCATATTCCATAGCATTCCTTGATTTGTTGTTTTTAAAATCAACCCTGAATCGCCAACAACGTATCCCGTATCTGCATCTACAAACCAAACTCCGCGCAATCGTTTTGTCGTCGGAAGAGAAACAGTATTCCATGTTGCACCTTGATTCAACGTCTTCAGCAATTTCCCATTTTCACCTACGGCAAATCCGCTGGAAGTACTGATAAACATCAAGTCGTTCAATGTTTCGGAAATTCCGTTTGTTAAGGAAATTGCTTGCCAATTACTGCCGCCGTTGATGGAACGAAGTGTTGTGCCAAATTCTCCAACAGCAAGAACGCGCATAGAATCCACTGCATATACGGCAGAAATATGATTCGCTTGAGGAAGAGGATTTTGCCACGTCCACGTTTGTACTTGCGATAGCGCATTGAAACTACCACAGAAAAAACATATTGCTCCGAAAACTAATGTTCGTACAAAAATAGAACTATTCATAAACAATCTCCCGATGTGTTATATTTCGATTGGTACTAATTGTAAAATTTTCTCCAATGCTTCGATGAATTTTTCGTTTTGTTCTTCGGTTCCAACGGTTACGCGAAAACAGTTCGGCAAGAAAAACGCTTTCAACGGACGCACAATAATTCCTCTGCGAAGCAACTGTTCATACAACACCGTTACTTTCATTTCGCTTTCACATTCAATCATCAAAAAATTTGCATACGACGGAATACATTTGAATCCCATCGCTGTTAACGATGCATATAAAAATTGCATTCCTTTTCGATTCATTTCCAACGATTGTTCCATAAACTCTTTGTCTCGTACTGCACCTATTCCCGCAGCAATAGCAAGGGTGCTTGGCTCGAACGGTAATTTCACTTTCAACAAATTGGAAATCAATTCATCGTGTGCAAAACCGTATCCGATGCGTGCTCCGGCAAGTCCATAACATTTTGAAAACGTGCGAAGTGTTATCACATTATCGTAACGATAATGCATAGAATCGGGATATTCGGAAAACTCTTGCGCATATTCAAAATATGCTTCATCATAAATTATTAATACGCGAATGGGAACGTATTTCATAAATTCATCAAATTCTTCTTTGGAAAAAATCGCTCCCGTAGGATTGTTGGGATTCGTGAGATAAATGATTTTCGTATGCTCGTTTATTTGTTTTGCGATTGCTTTCAAATCAAAATGATAGTTGTTGTACGGAACGTATGTTGTTTTCACTCCCCGCGATTGAGCAAGTACACGAAATCCGATAAACGGCGCTTGTGTCGTAAGCATTTCATCATCGTCGCAGAGAAATGTGCGAATGATGTTTGCCATAATACTTTCTGAACCGTTTCCGATGATAACGTTTGCCATTCGTACGTGAAATTTTTCTGCAAGAATTTCGCGCAATTGTATTCCGCCATCAGGATAGAGATATACATCATTCATCGCTTTTATCATTTCTTCTCTTGCAAGCGGCGATGGTCCAAGCGGATTTTCATTTGATGCAAGTTTGATAACGTTGGAAAGACCAAATTCTCGCTGAAATTCTGAAATCGGTTTTCCGGATTTATACGGTTCTAATTCTGCGATGTATGATGGAACAAGCGGCACAGTTTCTCCTGTTTTTTTGACGGCAAAAGATAGGAATTTACATTGGGAATCCAAAGCAAATGCAACTCCATAACGTATGAAAGACAAACCTGTATTTTTTCATTCAGCATTTGTGGTGCTGTTTCACAAGAGTTGTTGGTATTTCATCACGACCATTGATTGTCGGGGAAAAATTTCTCTTTGTATTCTCTATTTCCAATTTATCAACGCTTCCGAGGCATTACCGAATTGTCAATCAATTTCTTTCACAATCATTGTTTTTTTATTTTACACCGCGTTTCTCTATGGCGAAATCAATTACACAACCACAATCAATTTCTCCTCTCGATACTTCAGTTCAATTTCTGAAATCCATTGGACCTGCGCGAGCAAAATTATTGGAAAAAGAATTTGGCATTACAACCGTCCGCAATTTTCTTTTTTATTTTCCGTATCGTCATATTGACCGTTCGACGACAATTCACGTTAAAGATTTATTTCAGTGGAATTATTCCGAACCCAAAAGTGTAACGCTCGTCGGAACAGTAGAAGATTTTTATTCCTCGCATAAAACTCATCCTAATCCGAATAAAATTGTTCCTTTCAATCTCATCATTGCAGACGAAACTGGAAGATTTGTGTTCACATTTTTTCGTCCGCAAAAAACAATAAAACAATACTGGATGAATCGTTTCACGCGCGGAGAATCAATTGCGCTTTCTGCTACATTTGAAAAACGCAACAACCAACTCAAATACACCAACGTTGAATACGATAAACTCACCGAAGAAGGAATGCAATATCACACGGGAGGAATTGTGCCGCTGTATTCATCTACCGAAGTATTGCGCGATGCGGGATTGTGGAGTTCGACATTTCGCGTTATTATGCATTCGACGTTACCGAAATACATCGAACATATCGAAGAATTTTTCCCAGAACAATTCTTGCAAAGGAATAATTTATTTTCACTGCGCAATGCAATTCAGGAATATCATTTTCCAACGTCGCTTACGAACGTTGATAAAGCAAGAAAGCGTTTGGCGTTTGAAGAATTATTTTTCTTTCAACTGCTTCTTGCTTTTCGAAAAATACATCTTGATACAATTACAAACGGAATTTCATTTCACGTTGCAAAAGGAGGATTACCACGGAAACTTTTGGATGCACTTCCGTTCCACCTCACCAATTCGCAAGAAACTGTTTTGAAAGAAATTATTCATGATATGCAATCGAACAAACCGATGAACCGCTTATTACAAGGCGACGTGGGAAGCGGAAAAACCATTGTCGCGGTACTTGCTATGGTAGTTGCAATTGAAAACGGTTATCAATGCGCGCTAATGTCGCCAACGGAAATTCTTGCAGAGCAGCATTTCAGAACATTGAAAAATTTTCTTTCATCGCTTGAAATCAATATCGAATTACTTGTCGGAAACCAAAGAACAAAATTGCGGAAGGAAATTTTATCCAACATTGAAAGCGGAAAAACTAACATCGTTGTAGGAACGCACGCATTGATTCAAGAAAAAGTTACGTTCAACAAACTTGGTTTCATCGTGATTGACGAGCAACATCGTTTCGGCGTAATGCAAAGAACAGCAATGCGAGAAAAAGCAAACGGAATTGAACCCGATGTTTTGATAATGACAGCAACGCCAATTCCGCGAACGCTTTCGATGACACTCTACGGCGATATGGACGTTTCAACCATTACCGAACTTCCGAGCAACAGAAAACCAATCATAACGAAAATTGTATCGAAAGAAAAGTCGAAGAAATTGAAAGAATTCCTTTTCAAAAAAATAAATGAAGGAAGACAATTATATATCGTATATCCGTTGATTGAAGAATCAGAAAAATTGGATTTGAAAGCCGCACTCGATGGATTTGAAATTTTACGAACACAAACATTTCCGCACTTGAAAGAACGCATTGGAATAGTTCACGGAAAATTATCGAGCGAAGAAAAAGATGATACAATGAAAAAGTTTCTTGCGCACGAATTGGACATTCTCGTTTCAACAACCGTGATTGAAGTTGGTATTGATGTCCCGAATGCAACTGGAATGGTCATTGTGAATGCAGAACGATTCGGACTTTCGCAACTTCATCAACTTCGCGGAAGAGTTGGAAGAGGAAGCGAACAATCGTTTTGTTTTTTGCAAACAAATGATGAAAACAATATACGTTTGAAAACAATTGCGAAAACAACCAATGGATTTCACATTGCAGAAGAAGATTTGCAACAACGCGGGCCCGGAGATTATTTCGGAACACGGCAAAGCGGAATCCCGGAATTTCACCATGTGAACTTTGGGGAAGATAAAGAACTTTTTTCCGCGGCACGAACAGAAGCATTTCACATTGCAGAAACCGATGCACAACTTCGACTTCCGCAACATCAAAAAATAAAAAATGAATTTGAAAAAAAATACAACGAGAGAATGAACATTGCAAGTAGTTAGAGCCGAAGAAAGATATTATGCTAAAGAATATTTTTCAAAACGATTTCCCGCGCATGCTTCAATACTTACTTCAACACTTTTTTTCTCAATGTTTCTTTTCTCATTTTTATCCCGAAAAATTTTTCTGTTATGCTACTCATTATTCCTGTTATAGAAATCAAAAACGGAAAATGCGCTCATATTGTGCAAGGAGGAATGGAACAACCGTTTCTTGATGACCCCGTTGAAATGGCGAGAATGTGGCGAAAAGAAAATGCAAAGTGTCTCCATATCACCGATATTGATGGCGCTCGCATCGGAAAAATAGTGAACACGCACGTTATTTCCGAAATTGTTCGTTCCGTAGATATCCCCATCGAACTTACCGGAGGAATTAGAAATTTTGAAGAAGTGAACAAAGCGTTTTCGCTTGGTGTTGCACGCGTTATTATCGGAACAATGACGATTGAAAAACCCGAAGATGCTATTCGCTCGTTGCAAACTTATGGACCAAGTACGGTAATTCTTGGTCTCGATTCACGGAACGGATTTGTAAAAACATACGGGGAAATTTCGGATACGGGATTACTTTCGGCTTCCGTCGCGCTGAATGCAAAACAGATGGGATTCACACGAGTTGTGTACAAAGATGTATTGCAATATGGAAAAATGATTGCTCCAAACTTCGGCGCTATTGAAACGCTGGCAAAACAATTACAAATGCAATCACAAGGAGTAAAAATGCGTATCACCATTGCCGGCGGAATCTCCAGTCTCAAAGATGTGCTTACGCTTCAAGGATACGAACCGCTTGGCATTGATTCCGTCATCATCGGACGTGCGTTGTACGAAAATTTGTTTTCTTGCCAACATTTATGGAGAATGAGTGAAGCGGGAAATTTTCCTTACACGGCAAAAATCTAATCAATGAATAACGAACTAACTAACTAACTAACTAACCAACAAACCAACAAACGAAATTGAAATTCACTGTTGTCGGACATATTTGCAAAGATTTTATTCATCCCAAGAAAAACGGAAAAGCAGAAAATATTGAACCGTTATGGGGAGGAATTTTCTTTGCCGTAGCAACGCTTGCCAACATCACTTCTTCCGATGATAAAATCTTTCCTGTTTTTCCTATTGGAGAAGACGATTATGACGCAATCATTGAGCGATTAAAACATTACCCCAATGTTGATACCGACGGTATTTACAAAATCAAAGGAGAAACGAATTCCGTCCACTTACTGTATTCAACAGCACAAACTCGCAGTGAATGCTCCAAAAATATTGCTCCTTCTATTCCATTGAAAAAAATTCAA is from Ignavibacteria bacterium and encodes:
- the recG gene encoding ATP-dependent DNA helicase RecG; protein product: MAKSITQPQSISPLDTSVQFLKSIGPARAKLLEKEFGITTVRNFLFYFPYRHIDRSTTIHVKDLFQWNYSEPKSVTLVGTVEDFYSSHKTHPNPNKIVPFNLIIADETGRFVFTFFRPQKTIKQYWMNRFTRGESIALSATFEKRNNQLKYTNVEYDKLTEEGMQYHTGGIVPLYSSTEVLRDAGLWSSTFRVIMHSTLPKYIEHIEEFFPEQFLQRNNLFSLRNAIQEYHFPTSLTNVDKARKRLAFEELFFFQLLLAFRKIHLDTITNGISFHVAKGGLPRKLLDALPFHLTNSQETVLKEIIHDMQSNKPMNRLLQGDVGSGKTIVAVLAMVVAIENGYQCALMSPTEILAEQHFRTLKNFLSSLEINIELLVGNQRTKLRKEILSNIESGKTNIVVGTHALIQEKVTFNKLGFIVIDEQHRFGVMQRTAMREKANGIEPDVLIMTATPIPRTLSMTLYGDMDVSTITELPSNRKPIITKIVSKEKSKKLKEFLFKKINEGRQLYIVYPLIEESEKLDLKAALDGFEILRTQTFPHLKERIGIVHGKLSSEEKDDTMKKFLAHELDILVSTTVIEVGIDVPNATGMVIVNAERFGLSQLHQLRGRVGRGSEQSFCFLQTNDENNIRLKTIAKTTNGFHIAEEDLQQRGPGDYFGTRQSGIPEFHHVNFGEDKELFSAARTEAFHIAETDAQLRLPQHQKIKNEFEKKYNERMNIASS
- a CDS encoding histidinol-phosphate transaminase; this translates as MPLVPSYIAELEPYKSGKPISEFQREFGLSNVIKLASNENPLGPSPLAREEMIKAMNDVYLYPDGGIQLREILAEKFHVRMANVIIGNGSESIMANIIRTFLCDDDEMLTTQAPFIGFRVLAQSRGVKTTYVPYNNYHFDLKAIAKQINEHTKIIYLTNPNNPTGAIFSKEEFDEFMKYVPIRVLIIYDEAYFEYAQEFSEYPDSMHYRYDNVITLRTFSKCYGLAGARIGYGFAHDELISNLLKVKLPFEPSTLAIAAGIGAVRDKEFMEQSLEMNRKGMQFLYASLTAMGFKCIPSYANFLMIECESEMKVTVLYEQLLRRGIIVRPLKAFFLPNCFRVTVGTEEQNEKFIEALEKILQLVPIEI
- a CDS encoding 1-(5-phosphoribosyl)-5-[(5-phosphoribosylamino)methylideneamino] imidazole-4-carboxamide isomerase → MLLIIPVIEIKNGKCAHIVQGGMEQPFLDDPVEMARMWRKENAKCLHITDIDGARIGKIVNTHVISEIVRSVDIPIELTGGIRNFEEVNKAFSLGVARVIIGTMTIEKPEDAIRSLQTYGPSTVILGLDSRNGFVKTYGEISDTGLLSASVALNAKQMGFTRVVYKDVLQYGKMIAPNFGAIETLAKQLQMQSQGVKMRITIAGGISSLKDVLTLQGYEPLGIDSVIIGRALYENLFSCQHLWRMSEAGNFPYTAKI
- a CDS encoding T9SS type A sorting domain-containing protein, translated to MNSSIFVRTLVFGAICFFCGSFNALSQVQTWTWQNPLPQANHISAVYAVDSMRVLAVGEFGTTLRSINGGSNWQAISLTNGISETLNDLMFISTSSGFAVGENGKLLKTLNQGATWNTVSLPTTKRLRGVWFVDADTGYVVGDSGLILKTTNQGMLWNMLTSDVVENLYALQFLSDKKTGIAVGFKRILRTTNNGRTWTKETPPSFAGTFYSVALATNKRGYVVGDGGAIYKTTNGGSSWLEQASNVSTKLFSIYTYDSILVWISGDSGKILKTTDGSSWTTVSTQSNYYLRGIVFASRLRGWCVGENGTILYTSDGGTLWNSQLKGTQSNVRSIVFVSPQTGWIVGANGLIHRTQSGGNSFDVQYGGTFTKSFNSVAFVNSPSRRGWICGDSGIVRKTTDDGMTWFPDTTITTFKNFNGISFTSMFDGIIVGDSGTVYKTTDGGAVWSSVSSGTKLRLRNVKFSPQPLSPFAFAVGDSMMILKTSNNGSSWIVQAIRSGIHLYAVSVIDTKIVYAVGDNGKVLKTENGGTVWYEPQNIGKGNQRLRAVFFLNATLGFVAGDNGIFYKTTNGGNSWGTSSLGTFAAIHSMYFNDSLVGWIAGDNGVVMKTTNGGITFVPEEQEKLPSDFLLLQNYPNPFNPTTTIRFEIPVGAIHELPLQTTLKVFDILGREVTTLLNNEELQAGEHEIEFDASKLSSGMYFYRLQSGKFSETKKMILLK